In a genomic window of Physeter macrocephalus isolate SW-GA chromosome 14, ASM283717v5, whole genome shotgun sequence:
- the SLC17A9 gene encoding voltage-gated purine nucleotide uniporter SLC17A9 isoform X3, whose protein sequence is MPVCAAAMSQDFGWNKKEAGVVLSSFFWGYCLTQVVGGHLGDRIGGEKVILLSASAWGFITAATPLLSHLGSAHLAFMTFSRILTGLLQGVYFPALTSLLSQKVQERERAFTYSTVGAGSQFGTLVTGAVGSLLLDWYGWPSVFYFSGGLTLLWVCYVYRCLLGEKDLILALGVLAQGLPVSRHTKVPWRLLFRKPSVWAAITSQLSAACSFFILLSWLPTFFKETFPSSKGWVFNVVPWLVAIPASLFSGLLSDRLINQGYRTVTVRKFMQVMGLGLSSVFALCLGHTSSFCKSVVFASASIGLQTFNHSGISVNIQDLAPSCAGFLFGVANTAGALAGVVGVCLGGYLIETTGSWTSVFNLVAAISSLGLCTFLVFGKAQRVDLSPAHEDL, encoded by the exons ATGCCCGTCTGTGCCGCCGCCATGAGCCAGGACTTCGGCTGGAACAAGAAAGAGGCCGGTGTCGTGCTCAGCAGCTTCTTCTGGGGCTACTGCCTGACTCAGGTGGTGGGTGGCCACCTGGGGGACCG GATCGGGGGTGAGAAGGTCATCCTGCTGTCGGCTTCTGCCTGGGGCTTCATCACCGCCGCCACGCCGCTGCTCTCCCACCTCGGCAGCGCCCACCTGGCCTTCATGACCTTCTCTCGCATCCTCACGGGCTTGCTCCAAG GGGTTTACTTCCCTGCGCTGACCAGCCTGCTGTCCCAGAAGGTGCAGGAGAGAGAGCGAGCCTTCACCTACAGCACCGTGGGGGCCGGCTCCCAGTTTGG GACGCTGGTGACGGGGGCCGTAGGCTCCCTGCTCCTGGACTGGTACGGCTGGCCGAGCGTCTTCTATTTCTCGGGTGGGCTCACCCTGCTGTGGGTGTGTTACGTGTACAGGTGTCTGCTGGGTGAGAAAG ATCTCATCCTGGCCTTGGGCGTCCTGGCGCAGGGCCTGCCGGTGTCCAGACACACCAAGGTGCCCTGGAGACTGCTCTTCCGAAAGCCTTCTGTGTG GGCGGCCATCACCTCCCAGCTCTCAGCGGCCTGCTCCTTCTTCATCCTCCTCTCCTGGCTGCCGACCTTCTTTAAGGAGACCTTCCCCAGCTCCAAG GGCTGGGTCTTCAACGTGGTGCCCTGGCTGGTGGCCATTCCTGCCAGTCTGTTCAGCGGGCTTCTCTCAGACCGTCTCATCAATCAGG GTTACAGGACCGTCACTGTGCGGAAGTTCATGCAG GTGATGGGCCTCGGTCTGTCCAGCGTTTTTGCCCTGTGTTTGGGCCACACCTCGAGCTTTTGTAAGTCTGTGGTCTTTGCATCAGCCTCCATCGGCCTCCAGACCTTCAACCACAG CGGCATTTCCGTTAATATCCAGGACCTGGCCCCGTCCTGTGCCGGCTTTCTGTTTG GTGTGGCCAACACAGCTGGGGCTTTGGCAG GAGTCGTGGGCGTGTGCCTCGGTGGCTACCTCATCGAGACCACGGGCTCCTGGACGTCTGTGTTCAACCTGGTGGCAGCCATCAGCAGCCTCGGGCTATGCACCTTCCTGGTGTTCGGGAAGGCCCAGCGGGTGGACCTGAGCCCCGCCCACGAGGACCTCTAG
- the SLC17A9 gene encoding voltage-gated purine nucleotide uniporter SLC17A9 isoform X2, protein MPVCAAAMSQDFGWNKKEAGVVLSSFFWGYCLTQVVGGHLGDRIGGEKVILLSASAWGFITAATPLLSHLGSAHLAFMTFSRILTGLLQGVYFPALTSLLSQKVQERERAFTYSTVGAGSQFGTLVTGAVGSLLLDWYGWPSVFYFSGGLTLLWVCYVYRCLLGEKDLILALGVLAQGLPVSRHTKVPWRLLFRKPSVWAAITSQLSAACSFFILLSWLPTFFKETFPSSKGWVFNVVPWLVAIPASLFSGLLSDRLINQEEPPAHCGKIRKLVETQRKHFVTIEWPSSGYRTVTVRKFMQVMGLGLSSVFALCLGHTSSFCKSVVFASASIGLQTFNHRTWPRPVPAFCLVWPTQLGLWQESWACASVATSSRPRAPGRLCSTWWQPSAASGYAPSWCSGRPSGWT, encoded by the exons ATGCCCGTCTGTGCCGCCGCCATGAGCCAGGACTTCGGCTGGAACAAGAAAGAGGCCGGTGTCGTGCTCAGCAGCTTCTTCTGGGGCTACTGCCTGACTCAGGTGGTGGGTGGCCACCTGGGGGACCG GATCGGGGGTGAGAAGGTCATCCTGCTGTCGGCTTCTGCCTGGGGCTTCATCACCGCCGCCACGCCGCTGCTCTCCCACCTCGGCAGCGCCCACCTGGCCTTCATGACCTTCTCTCGCATCCTCACGGGCTTGCTCCAAG GGGTTTACTTCCCTGCGCTGACCAGCCTGCTGTCCCAGAAGGTGCAGGAGAGAGAGCGAGCCTTCACCTACAGCACCGTGGGGGCCGGCTCCCAGTTTGG GACGCTGGTGACGGGGGCCGTAGGCTCCCTGCTCCTGGACTGGTACGGCTGGCCGAGCGTCTTCTATTTCTCGGGTGGGCTCACCCTGCTGTGGGTGTGTTACGTGTACAGGTGTCTGCTGGGTGAGAAAG ATCTCATCCTGGCCTTGGGCGTCCTGGCGCAGGGCCTGCCGGTGTCCAGACACACCAAGGTGCCCTGGAGACTGCTCTTCCGAAAGCCTTCTGTGTG GGCGGCCATCACCTCCCAGCTCTCAGCGGCCTGCTCCTTCTTCATCCTCCTCTCCTGGCTGCCGACCTTCTTTAAGGAGACCTTCCCCAGCTCCAAG GGCTGGGTCTTCAACGTGGTGCCCTGGCTGGTGGCCATTCCTGCCAGTCTGTTCAGCGGGCTTCTCTCAGACCGTCTCATCAATCAGG AAGAACCACCCGCTCAttgtggaaaaattagaaaattggtagaaacacaaagaaagcacTTTGTAACCATAGAGTGGCCTTCCTCAG GTTACAGGACCGTCACTGTGCGGAAGTTCATGCAG GTGATGGGCCTCGGTCTGTCCAGCGTTTTTGCCCTGTGTTTGGGCCACACCTCGAGCTTTTGTAAGTCTGTGGTCTTTGCATCAGCCTCCATCGGCCTCCAGACCTTCAACCACAG GACCTGGCCCCGTCCTGTGCCGGCTTTCTGTTTG GTGTGGCCAACACAGCTGGGGCTTTGGCAG GAGTCGTGGGCGTGTGCCTCGGTGGCTACCTCATCGAGACCACGGGCTCCTGGACGTCTGTGTTCAACCTGGTGGCAGCCATCAGCAGCCTCGGGCTATGCACCTTCCTGGTGTTCGGGAAGGCCCAGCGGGTGGACCTGA
- the SLC17A9 gene encoding voltage-gated purine nucleotide uniporter SLC17A9 isoform X1: protein MPVCAAAMSQDFGWNKKEAGVVLSSFFWGYCLTQVVGGHLGDRIGGEKVILLSASAWGFITAATPLLSHLGSAHLAFMTFSRILTGLLQGVYFPALTSLLSQKVQERERAFTYSTVGAGSQFGTLVTGAVGSLLLDWYGWPSVFYFSGGLTLLWVCYVYRCLLGEKDLILALGVLAQGLPVSRHTKVPWRLLFRKPSVWAAITSQLSAACSFFILLSWLPTFFKETFPSSKGWVFNVVPWLVAIPASLFSGLLSDRLINQEEPPAHCGKIRKLVETQRKHFVTIEWPSSGYRTVTVRKFMQVMGLGLSSVFALCLGHTSSFCKSVVFASASIGLQTFNHSGISVNIQDLAPSCAGFLFGVANTAGALAGVVGVCLGGYLIETTGSWTSVFNLVAAISSLGLCTFLVFGKAQRVDLSPAHEDL, encoded by the exons ATGCCCGTCTGTGCCGCCGCCATGAGCCAGGACTTCGGCTGGAACAAGAAAGAGGCCGGTGTCGTGCTCAGCAGCTTCTTCTGGGGCTACTGCCTGACTCAGGTGGTGGGTGGCCACCTGGGGGACCG GATCGGGGGTGAGAAGGTCATCCTGCTGTCGGCTTCTGCCTGGGGCTTCATCACCGCCGCCACGCCGCTGCTCTCCCACCTCGGCAGCGCCCACCTGGCCTTCATGACCTTCTCTCGCATCCTCACGGGCTTGCTCCAAG GGGTTTACTTCCCTGCGCTGACCAGCCTGCTGTCCCAGAAGGTGCAGGAGAGAGAGCGAGCCTTCACCTACAGCACCGTGGGGGCCGGCTCCCAGTTTGG GACGCTGGTGACGGGGGCCGTAGGCTCCCTGCTCCTGGACTGGTACGGCTGGCCGAGCGTCTTCTATTTCTCGGGTGGGCTCACCCTGCTGTGGGTGTGTTACGTGTACAGGTGTCTGCTGGGTGAGAAAG ATCTCATCCTGGCCTTGGGCGTCCTGGCGCAGGGCCTGCCGGTGTCCAGACACACCAAGGTGCCCTGGAGACTGCTCTTCCGAAAGCCTTCTGTGTG GGCGGCCATCACCTCCCAGCTCTCAGCGGCCTGCTCCTTCTTCATCCTCCTCTCCTGGCTGCCGACCTTCTTTAAGGAGACCTTCCCCAGCTCCAAG GGCTGGGTCTTCAACGTGGTGCCCTGGCTGGTGGCCATTCCTGCCAGTCTGTTCAGCGGGCTTCTCTCAGACCGTCTCATCAATCAGG AAGAACCACCCGCTCAttgtggaaaaattagaaaattggtagaaacacaaagaaagcacTTTGTAACCATAGAGTGGCCTTCCTCAG GTTACAGGACCGTCACTGTGCGGAAGTTCATGCAG GTGATGGGCCTCGGTCTGTCCAGCGTTTTTGCCCTGTGTTTGGGCCACACCTCGAGCTTTTGTAAGTCTGTGGTCTTTGCATCAGCCTCCATCGGCCTCCAGACCTTCAACCACAG CGGCATTTCCGTTAATATCCAGGACCTGGCCCCGTCCTGTGCCGGCTTTCTGTTTG GTGTGGCCAACACAGCTGGGGCTTTGGCAG GAGTCGTGGGCGTGTGCCTCGGTGGCTACCTCATCGAGACCACGGGCTCCTGGACGTCTGTGTTCAACCTGGTGGCAGCCATCAGCAGCCTCGGGCTATGCACCTTCCTGGTGTTCGGGAAGGCCCAGCGGGTGGACCTGAGCCCCGCCCACGAGGACCTCTAG
- the SLC17A9 gene encoding voltage-gated purine nucleotide uniporter SLC17A9 isoform X4: MQPPPDEARRDAAEDAQWSRPECQVWTGTLLLGTCLLYCARVSMPVCAAAMSQDFGWNKKEAGVVLSSFFWGYCLTQVVGGHLGDRIGGEKVILLSASAWGFITAATPLLSHLGSAHLAFMTFSRILTGLLQGVYFPALTSLLSQKVQERERAFTYSTVGAGSQFGTLVTGAVGSLLLDWYGWPSVFYFSGGLTLLWVCYVYRCLLGEKDLILALGVLAQGLPVSRHTKVPWRLLFRKPSVWAAITSQLSAACSFFILLSWLPTFFKETFPSSKGWVFNVVPWLVAIPASLFSGLLSDRLINQGYRTVTVRKFMQVMGLGLSSVFALCLGHTSSFCKSVVFASASIGLQTFNHSGISVNIQDLAPSCAGFLFGVANTAGALAGVVGVCLGGYLIETTGSWTSVFNLVAAISSLGLCTFLVFGKAQRVDLSPAHEDL; this comes from the exons ATGCAGCCGCCCCCGGACGAGGCCCGCAGGGACGCGGCCGAGGACGCCCAGTGGTCCAG ACCCGAGTGCCAGGTGTGGACAGGGACGCTGCTTCTGGGGACATGCCTGCTATACTGCGCCCGCGTCAGCATGCCCGTCTGTGCCGCCGCCATGAGCCAGGACTTCGGCTGGAACAAGAAAGAGGCCGGTGTCGTGCTCAGCAGCTTCTTCTGGGGCTACTGCCTGACTCAGGTGGTGGGTGGCCACCTGGGGGACCG GATCGGGGGTGAGAAGGTCATCCTGCTGTCGGCTTCTGCCTGGGGCTTCATCACCGCCGCCACGCCGCTGCTCTCCCACCTCGGCAGCGCCCACCTGGCCTTCATGACCTTCTCTCGCATCCTCACGGGCTTGCTCCAAG GGGTTTACTTCCCTGCGCTGACCAGCCTGCTGTCCCAGAAGGTGCAGGAGAGAGAGCGAGCCTTCACCTACAGCACCGTGGGGGCCGGCTCCCAGTTTGG GACGCTGGTGACGGGGGCCGTAGGCTCCCTGCTCCTGGACTGGTACGGCTGGCCGAGCGTCTTCTATTTCTCGGGTGGGCTCACCCTGCTGTGGGTGTGTTACGTGTACAGGTGTCTGCTGGGTGAGAAAG ATCTCATCCTGGCCTTGGGCGTCCTGGCGCAGGGCCTGCCGGTGTCCAGACACACCAAGGTGCCCTGGAGACTGCTCTTCCGAAAGCCTTCTGTGTG GGCGGCCATCACCTCCCAGCTCTCAGCGGCCTGCTCCTTCTTCATCCTCCTCTCCTGGCTGCCGACCTTCTTTAAGGAGACCTTCCCCAGCTCCAAG GGCTGGGTCTTCAACGTGGTGCCCTGGCTGGTGGCCATTCCTGCCAGTCTGTTCAGCGGGCTTCTCTCAGACCGTCTCATCAATCAGG GTTACAGGACCGTCACTGTGCGGAAGTTCATGCAG GTGATGGGCCTCGGTCTGTCCAGCGTTTTTGCCCTGTGTTTGGGCCACACCTCGAGCTTTTGTAAGTCTGTGGTCTTTGCATCAGCCTCCATCGGCCTCCAGACCTTCAACCACAG CGGCATTTCCGTTAATATCCAGGACCTGGCCCCGTCCTGTGCCGGCTTTCTGTTTG GTGTGGCCAACACAGCTGGGGCTTTGGCAG GAGTCGTGGGCGTGTGCCTCGGTGGCTACCTCATCGAGACCACGGGCTCCTGGACGTCTGTGTTCAACCTGGTGGCAGCCATCAGCAGCCTCGGGCTATGCACCTTCCTGGTGTTCGGGAAGGCCCAGCGGGTGGACCTGAGCCCCGCCCACGAGGACCTCTAG